AGGGAGAAGCGCCTGCCTCTGTCTCACGGATGATGCTTACCCCGGCGGATACTCCCGTGTCGAGCAAACGAACCCCCGTTGATGTGCTTGAATCGAACAAGAAAACAGGTCGGGTACTATTCCCCCCGGCAAACATTGTCCAGGCTGGCTCTGGACGAGCGCGACATCACGCACACACACCCGTGACCCCACGGACGTCGCGAGTGCGAAAATCGACTCACAAGCATCTCCTCAAGACCAAACCCATTTCGCAGCCACAATTCACCATTTTCTCTGACTCGGCGGCTGCCAAGGCGGAAGCCAATGGAGATGACCCCTTCGTGTGTCCCGACGCTCCAAAAGCCGCTTCTCCGCGAGCAGTTTCGTCATTGGCACATCCTCACCAAGAAAAGCCGGACCCCTCGGTACCGGGCATGTGGTACAACTTTAGAGGCAAGAAACACTACCGACCGTTCAAACAGGGCGAGGGTCTGGACGTGAAGCCCAAGGTGCTGTTCAAGGAGGAATTGAGCAAGGTGACGATCCAGGAGACTGACGATCCGTTCGGAGGGGGCCCCATCGGGGGGCCTACCATTGCTTCAGAGATTGCAGATGCCGCCGAAAGCGGAGACTCGGAGGCCGAAACGGACGAGGATGCCGACCCTCTTTCGTCCTTCTCCGAGGAGATTGCAAGCTTGAGCTAGCGTCGTCATCATACATGACATTATTTATTGGGTGAGATTTTTGGGGAGGATTACAAGAAATACCGGTATAGCATGGTTAGTTAATATATGATAATGGGATAGACAAGAATAGAGAGAGTAGGAATGAACTTGAACATGCAATTATAAACCATAGTCATGGTGGTTGTTAGTACCTGATGGTGTGATATGAGATTCAAGTCTGACAGCTCAGCTACTTGCGGCATAAAAGCTTGATGTCGATTAGTCATCTTTGTGAGTG
This genomic interval from Yarrowia lipolytica chromosome 1E, complete sequence contains the following:
- a CDS encoding uncharacterized protein (Compare to YALI0E06699g, no similarity), whose protein sequence is MTPATPPHHHMDLDTPPTPRYGPMEDSPMRKKDAKPASRPHDPNRQKTQRHTSMNNTKTPNRQRNTKGEAPASVSRMMLTPADTPVSSKRTPVDVLESNKKTGRVLFPPANIVQAGSGRARHHAHTPVTPRTSRVRKSTHKHLLKTKPISQPQFTIFSDSAAAKAEANGDDPFVCPDAPKAASPRAVSSLAHPHQEKPDPSVPGMWYNFRGKKHYRPFKQGEGLDVKPKVLFKEELSKVTIQETDDPFGGGPIGGPTIASEIADAAESGDSEAETDEDADPLSSFSEEIASLS